The following proteins come from a genomic window of Venturia canescens isolate UGA chromosome 4, ASM1945775v1, whole genome shotgun sequence:
- the LOC122409301 gene encoding DNA excision repair protein ERCC-6-like, with amino-acid sequence MIKREMDHRDILVGCVKTQIENLAGVSMETDDIQTEEQLKGIVTICSEESVTRAASSQLEEALNRFNKNNQDHLTGNVVDNENEAAKEKSGLERQVQMGEVSPFKMAQITNASKSENKRNFNEAFGLAGLENYLKKQAELSEQRKRLKNTKVTGMNKKESQKPCLQESASIQQKLSLDKQKKRIKKSLYREPEKTNHEISNPPNVTKESVRMSSKSNLSAVTGIDSDNQDSGSEYLPSDSEIEEDDTSLKKKKSSRQGRKKSRKDVDRQNENSISGGSKILDDGDDAIYKERMEARLLENSSKDVLFTVENLFKVPKSIWKKLYKYQKVSIRWLWELHGRGLGGLMGDEMGLGKTVQVIAFLAGLDVSELLSDGGRFRGLGPTIIVCPATLLEQWLRHFREWAPFLRVAVLHHSGTYRGTPEDLIENIVTTGGILITSYSGVLQHKEALLESHWHYIILDEGHKIRNPEAKVTRTVKRFSTPHRLLLTGSPMQNSLKELWSLFDFILPGKLGTQATFLEHCANPITRGGYANASPLQEATALQVATMLKDAIAPYMLRRTKRDVQHHIKLPEKNEQVLFCSLTEIQKSLYKEYLRTDHVASVLHDKSNQSENSYRARLLVALTNLRKICNHPDLYSYGNENVNSDEELNLEEESVEDFGHWKRSGKLVVVKSLLKIWKQQGHRALLFTQGRQMMRVLEALAQREGHKYLRLDGMTPMAQRQQTIHKFNNDSSYFVFISTTRVGGLGVNLTGANRVVIYDPDWNPAVDAQARERAWRIGQDKHVTIYRLITAGTVEEKIYHRQIFKLLLSNRILEDPRQRRLFQTSDLAELFNFNEPLDGTATESDRIFRDCKLEPKTALLKSNFSPLKIEAMKKLASSVSKKIEEIAKKTTEESKGQSPSDAPIPKKGKSAEKNRKKYHKEKKNRKAKISAIFEGEEVPCLIGRKLERSETNEEEDISSTCDDQYVLKKLFSKTCVSSAIQHDAVLSGARSDGGESNPMNRMARDTAQESMDLLRQSRKWCWRPTWDAPSNHE; translated from the exons atgataaaaagggaaatggatcatcGTGATATCCTAGTAGGCTGTGTCAAAAcacaaatagaaaatcttgCTGGAGTTTCTATGGAAACCGATGATATCCAGACCGAAGAACAACTTAAAGGG ATTGTCACAATTTGTTCAGAAGAGAGTGTGACTCGTGCTGCTTCGAGTCAATTGGAAGAGGCATTGAAcagatttaacaaaaataaccaAGATCATTTAACTGGCAATGTTGttgacaatgaaaatgagGCTGCCAAGGAGAAATCAGGATTGGAAAGACAAGTACAAATGGGTGAAGTTTCACCTTTTAAAATGGCTCAAATTACAAATGCCTCAAAATCAGAAAATAAAAG GAATTTCAATGAAGCTTTTGGCTTGGCAGGCttggaaaattatttaaagAAACAAGCTGAACTTTCAGAGCAaagaaaaagattgaaaaacacCAAAGTAACTGgaatgaacaaaaaagaaTCTCAAAAGCCCTGCCTCCAGGAATCTGCTAGTATTCAACAAAAACTATCTCTCgataagcaaaaaaaacgaataaaaaaaagtttgtatCGTGAGccagaaaaaacaaatcatgaaatttcCAATCCACCTAATGTTACCAAAGAATCAGTAAGAATGTCTTCCAAAAGTAATCTAAGTGCAGTAACTGGTATCGATTCGGACAATCAAGATTCAGGAAGTGAATATTTGCCGAGCGACAGCGAAATTGAAGAAGATG atacatcattgaagaaaaagaaatccaGTCGACAAGGAAGAAAGAAATCTCGAAAAGACGTCGATCgacaaaacgaaaattcaatttcaggTGGTTCCAAAA TTTTGGATGACGGTGACGATGCGATTTACAAAGAGCGTATGGAGGCTCGGTTGCTGGAAAATTCGTCAAAGGACGTATTGTTTACCGTGgaaaatttgttcaaagtaCCAAAATCgatatggaaaaaattatacaaGTATCAGAAAGTCTCGATACGATGGTTGTGGGAACTCCATGGACGAGGCTTGGGTGGTTTGATGGGTGATGAAATGGGTCTGGGCAAAACTGTTCAAGTTATTGCTTTTCTTGCCGGCTTAGATGTCAGTGAATTGCTTTCCGACGGTGGAAG ATTCAGAGGATTAGGTCCAACGATCATAGTTTGCCCGGCAACTTTGCTCGAACAATGGTTAAGACATTTCCGAGAATGGGCACCATTTTTAAGAGTTGCTGTCCTTCATCATTCAGGGACTTATCGGG GTACACCTGAGGATTTGATCGAAAATATTGTAACAACAGGAGGAATTTTAATTACATCTTACTCCGGTGTACTCCAACACAAAGAGGCTTTACTCGAATCCCATTGGCACTACATCATTTTGGATGAAGGTCACAAAATTCGGAATCCTGAGGCTAAG gTAACTAGAACAGTAAAAAGATTTTCGACGCCTCACCGCTTACTTCTAACTGGAAGTCCGATGCAAAATTCCTTAAAAGAATTGTGGTCCTTGTTCGACTTCATATTACCAGGAAAATTGGGTACGCAGGCGACTTTTCTTGAACATTGCGCAAATCCTATAACTCGTGGTGGGTATGCCAATGCCTCACCTCTCCAAGAGGCTACTGCTCTTCAAGTGGCGACCATGCTTAAAGATGCAATAGCTCCCTATATGCTTAGAAGAACAAAAAGAGATGTCCAACATCACATCAAGTTaccggaaaaaaatgagcaa GTACTTTTCTGTAGTCTAACAGAAATACAAAAGAGCCTTTATAAAGAGTACTTGAGGACGGATCACGTAGCTTCGGTCCTTCACGATAAAAGTAATCAATCGGAGAATAGTTATCGTGCCAGACTGCTCGTAGCTCTTACAAATTTACGGAAAATCTGTAATCATCCGGATCTTTATAGTTATGGAAACGAAAATGTC AATTCTGACGAAGAATTGAATCTCGAAGAAGAATCGGTTGAAGATTTTGGCCACTGGAAACGTTCCGGTAAATTGGTGGTCGTTAAATCTTTGctgaaaatttggaaacagCAAGGACACAGAGCACTTCTATTCACGCAAGGCCGACAG ATGATGCGCGTATTGGAAGCCCTTGCCCAACGTGAAGGTCATAAGTATCTCCGTCTCGATGGAATGACCCCGATGGCACAGCGCCAACAGACAATCCACAAATTTAACAAT gATTCCAGTTATTTCGTTTTCATATCAACTACGCGGGTCGGAGGTCTCGGAGTCAATCTCACTGGAGCGAATCGCGTCGTTATTTACGATCCTGACTGGAATCCGGCTGTAGATGCCCAAGCAAGAGAACGAGCCTGGAGAATCGGTCAAGATAAACATGTCACAATTTACAGGCTTATCACTGCTGGCACAGTAGAAGAAAAG ATTTATCATCGTCAAATCTTCAAACTATTGTTGTCGAACCGAATCCTCGAGGATCCACGTCAACGGAGACTTTTCCAGACTTCCGATCTCGCAGAACTCTTTAATTTTAACGAGCCTTTGGATGGCACAGCGACCGAATCCGATCGAATATTTCGTGATTGTAAACTCGAACCAAAAACCGCACTTTTAAAATCGAACTTTTCTCCTCTTAAAATAGAGGCTATGAAGAAGCTCGCGTCTTCAGtcagcaaaaaaattgaagaaatcgCTAAGAAAACTACTGAAGAAAGTAAAGGACAGTCTCCGAGTGATGCACCGATTCCTAAGAAAGGCAAATCtgcagagaaaaatcgaaaaaaatatcataaagagaagaaaaataggaaggCAAAAATTTCAGCTATCTTCGAAGGCGAAGAAGTACCTTGTCTGATTGGAAGAAAACTTGAAAGATCAGAAACCAATGAGGAAGAAGATATTTCTTCCACTTGCGATGATCAGTACGTTCTcaagaaacttttttcaaaaacgt GCGTGAGTTCGGCGATTCAACACGATGCTGTTCTCTCAGGCGCGAGATCGGACGGCGGAGAATCAAATCCAATGAATCGAATGGCCCGTGATACTGCACAAGAAAGTATGGATTTGCTTCGTCAATCAAGAAAATGGTGCTGGAGACCGACTTGGGATGCGCCGAGTAATCACGAATAA
- the Sf3b1 gene encoding splicing factor 3B subunit 1 isoform X1: MDAIPRTHEDIEAQIREIQSKKKEVQSATTEKEQVGLGKTGFYDQDIYDGTNNKYDGYVTSIAANDEIEDEEYEPSTFSSNKRAGYNAPAALLNDVAQSEKGYDPFADRRRPTIADREDEYRQKRRRMIISPERVDPFAEGGKTPDIGSRSYSEIMREQLLKGEETELKKKLAEKAKDGTLKATNGEPKPAPKKRGRWDQTEDTPTVKKVASNSATPTSWDNADVTPAAIRWDETPGHGKGGETPGATPGQSTRMWEPTPGHATPGAVTPGRETPSHDKIVSSRRNRWDETPKTERETPGHNSGWAETPRTDRVAGDLIQETPTPSASKRRSRWDETPSNQTPGSMTPQTPATPLTTPHQTSILTPSGVTPTGPKAMGMATPTPGHLMSMTPEQLQAYRWEREIDERNRPLSDDELDALFPPGYKVLQPPAGYIPIRTPARKLTATPTPMAGTPQGFFIQQEDKSAKFVDNQPKGNLPFMKPEDAQYFDKLLVDVDEESLSPEEQKERKIMKLLLKIKNGTPPMRKAALRQITDKAREFGAGPLFNQILPLLMSPTLEDQERHLLVKVIDRILYKLDDLVRPYVHKILVVIEPLLIDEDYYARVEGREIISNLAKAAGLATMISTMRPDIDNIDEYVRNTTARAFAVVASALGIPSLLPFLKAVCRSKKSWQARHTGIKIVQQIAILMGCAILPHLKSLVEIIEHGLVDEQQKVRTITALAIAALAEAATPYGIESFDSVLKPLWKGIRTHRGKGLAAFLKAIGYLIPLMDAEYANYYTREVMLILIREFQSPDEEMKKIVLKVVKQCCGTDGVEAQYIKDEILPHFFKHFWNHRMALDRRNYRQLVDTTVEIANKVGASEIINRVVDDLKDENEQYRKMVMETIEKIMGNLGAADVDSRLEEQLIDGILYAFQEQTTEDVVMLNGFGTIVNTLGKRVKAYLPQICGTILWRLNNKSAKVRQQAADLISRIAVVMKTCQEEKLMGHLGVVLYEYLGEEYPEVLGSILGALKAIVNVIGMTKMTPPIKDLLPRLTPILKNRHEKVQENCIDLVGRIADRGPEYVSAREWMRICFELLELLKAHKKAIRRATVNTFGYIAKAIGPHDVLATLLNNLKVQERQNRVCTTVAIAIVAETCSPFTVLPALMNEYRVPELNVQNGVLKSLSFLFEYIGEMGKDYIYAVCPLLEDALMDRDLVHRQTACAAIKHMALGVYGFGCEDALIHLLNHVWPNVFETSPHLVQAFMDAVDGLRVALGPIKILQYTLQGLFHPARKVRDVYWKIYNSLYIGGQDALVAGYPRIMNDPKNQYIRYELDYVL, translated from the exons ATGGACGCCATTCCGAGAACACACGAAG atATTGAAGCACAGATACGCGAGATACAATCCAAAAAGAAAGAAGTTCAAAGCGCAACTACTGAAAAAGAACAAGTAGGCCTTGGCAAAACTGGTTTCTACGATCAAGACATTTATGATGGAACCAATAATAAATATGACGGATATGTCACGTCCATCGCTGCAAACGACGAAATCGAG GATGAGGAGTATGAGCCGAGTACATTCAGTTCCAACAAAAGAGCAGGTTACAACGCCCCTGCTGCTCTTCTCAACGATGTGGCACAG AGCGAAAAAGGTTACGATCCATTCGCAGATCGAAGACGTCCAACAATCGCGGACCGCGAGGACGAGTACAGACAAAAAAGACGGCGTATGATAATTTCACCAGAACGAGTCGATCCATTTGCTGAAG GTGGCAAAACTCCGGACATCGGTTCGAGATCGTATTCGGAAATTATGCGTGAGCAATTGCTCAAAGGCGAGGAAACTgaa ttgaaaaagaaattagcGGAAAAAGCAAAAGACGGTACATTGAAGGCAACTAATGGCGAGCCAAAACCTGCACCAAAGAAACGTGGGCGTTGGGATCAAACGGAGGATACACCGACTGTGAAAAAAGTAGCTAGCAATTCAGCGACTCCTACTTCGTGGGATAACGCTGAT GTTACACCAGCTGCGATAAGATGGGACGAGACTCCGGGACATGGAAAAGGTGGCGAAACGCCAGGAGCGACACCGGGTCAAAGTACACGTATGTGGGAACCGACACCTGGTCACGCAACTCCTGGTGCAGTAACGCCCGGACGAGAAACCCCATCGCACGATAAAATTGTCTCTAGTCGACGAAATCGGTGGGACGAGACACCCAAAACTGAAAGag AAACACCGGGTCATAATAGCGGATGGGCTGAGACACCGCGTACAGACCGAGTGGCCGGTGATTTGATTCAGGAGACACCGACACCATCAGCAAGTAAGCGTCGAAGTCGTTGGGACGAGACCCCATCGAATCAGACTCCTGGTTCCATGACACCTCAGACGCCAGCGACGCCTCTTACAACGCCTCATCAAACGTCCATTCTGACACCGAGTGGTGTTACACCGACAGGACCGAAAGCGATGGGGATGGCGACTCCGACACCGGGTCATTTGATGTCAATGACGCCAGAACAATTGCAAGCTTATCGTTGGGAACGAGAAATCGACGAACGGAACCGTCCGCTTTCAGATGATGAGCTTGACGCACTATTTCCTCCGGGCTACAAAGTCCTACAACCTCCCGCGGGTTACATACCCATTCGTACGCCGGCACGTAAATTGACAGCAACGCCAACTCCCATGGCCGGCACGCCTCaaggattttttattcaacaagAGGACAAAAGCGCCAAATTCGTCGATAATCAACCCAAGGGTAATTTGCCATTCATGAAACCCGAAGACGCTCAGTACTTCGACAAATTACTCGTCGACGTTGACGAGGAATCCCTCAGTCCGGAGGAGCaaaaggaacgaaaaatcatgaaattactattgaaaataaagaacggCACGCCCCCCATGCGAAAAGCTGCACTTCGACAAATCACTGATAAAGCCCGCGAATTTGGTGCTGGGCCACTTTTTAATCAAATATTGCCACTTCTCATGTCCCCTACTCTCGAAGATCAGGAACGACATCTTCTTGTTAAAGTTATCGATAGGATCCTTTACAAGTTAGACGATCTCGTTCGCCCCTATGTCCACAAG ATTCTCGTCGTAATTGAGCCTCTATTGATCGACGAAGATTACTACGCTCGTGTTGAGGGTCGTGAGATTATATCGAATCTAGCGAAAGCCGCAGGTTTAGCGACGATGATATCAACTATGAGACCCGACATTGATAATATTGATGAATACGTAAGAAATACGACCGCCCGAGCGTTCGCGGTTGTCGCTTCGGCTCTTGGAATCCCTTCGCTTTTGCCTTTTCTCAAAGCCGTTTGTCGGAGCAAAAAATCTTGGCAAGCCAGACACACGGGTATCAAAATTGTGCAGCAAATCGCTATTCTTATGGGGTGTGCAATTTTGCCACACTTGAAAAGTTTGGTCGAGATTATAGAGCATG GCTTGGTTGACGAGCAACAGAAAGTTCGAACGATAACGGCTCTGGCTATAGCTGCTCTGGCTGAAGCGGCGACACCCTACGGTATCGAGAGTTTCGATTCCGTCCTAAAACCTCTATGGAAAGGTATAAGAACACATCGTGGTAAAGGTCTTGCTGCTTTCCTCAAGGCTATTGGTTATTTGATCCCACTCATGGACGCCGAATACGCTAATTATTATACCAGAGAAGTAATGCTCATTCTCATTCGAGAGTTTCAATCGCCTGATgaggaaatgaagaaaatcgtACTGAAG gtCGTGAAACAATGTTGCGGAACTGATGGTGTCGAAGCTCAATATATAAAGGACGAAATATTGCCTCACTTTTTCAAACACTTCTGGAACCATCGTATGGCTCTGGATCGTCGAAATTATCGTCAACTTGTCGACACGACTGTGGAAATTGCTAACAAAGTTGGAGCTTCGGAAATCATAAATCGCGTTGTGGATGATCTCAAAGATGAAAATGAACAATACAGGAAAATGGTTATGGAaactatagaaaaaattatggGCAATTTGGGAGCTGCCGACGTCGACTCGAGGCTCGAAGAACAGCTTATCGACGGAATTCTTTACGCGTTCCAAGAACAAACGACCGAG gacGTTGTAATGCTCAACGGATTCGGAACCATAGTCAACACTCTAGGCAAAAGAGTCAAAGCATATTTGCCTCAAATTTGCGGAACGATACTGTGGCGTTTGAACAACAAATCCGCAAAAGTTCGTCAGCAAGCTGCCGATCTTATTTCTCGTATCGCTGTCGTCATGAAAACTTGTCAAgaa GAAAAACTGATGGGCCACTTGGGAGTCGTTCTATACGAATATTTGGGCGAAGAATATCCCGAAGTTTTGGGTAGTATTCTGGGAGCTTTGAAAGCTATTGTCAATGTAATTGGAATGACGAAAATGACACCGCCGATCAAGGATTTGTTACCCAGGCTTAcaccaattttgaaaaacagacACGAAAAG gtACAAGAAAATTGTATAGATCTTGTCGGTCGGATTGCTGACCGAGGACCCGAATACGTTTCAGCCAGAGAATGGATGAGGATTTGCTTCGAGTTATTGGAACTTCTGAAGGCACACAAAAAAGCAATTAGAAGAGCGACCGTAAATACTTTTGGTTACATAGCGAAGGCCATTGG TCCACACGACGTTTTGGCGACGCTTCTGAACAATCTGAAAGTTCAAGAACGACAGAATCGAGTATGTACGACGGTGGCGATTGCGATTGTGGCGGAAACTTGTAGTCCGTTTACTGTTTTGCCAGCATTGATGAACGAATACAGAGTTCCGGAATTGAACGTGCAGAACGGAGTTTTGAAGTCACTCTCGTTTCTCTTTGAGTACATTGGTGAAATGGGCAAAGATTATATTTATGCCGTTTGTCCATTGTTGGAGGACGCTCTTATGGATCGTGATCTTGTGCATCGTCAGACAGCTTGCGCAGCTATAAAACATATGGCGCTTGGCGTTTATGGTTTTGGTTGCGAAGATGCTCTCATCCATTTGTTAAATCACGTTTGGCCGAACGTTTTCGAAACATCGCCTCATCTTGTTCAAGCTTTTATGGATGCCGTTGATGGTCTCAGGGTTGCTCTTGGACCGATTAAAATTTTGCAGTACACTCTACAG gGGCTCTTTCATCCTGCGAGAAAAGTACGTGACGTTTACTGGAAAATCTACAATTCGCTCTACATAGGCGGACAAGATGCATTAGTAGCCGGCTATCCACGAATAATGAATGATCCAAAAAATCAGTACATTAGGTACGAGCTTGATTACGTtttataa
- the Sf3b1 gene encoding splicing factor 3B subunit 1 isoform X2: MREQLLKGEETELKKKLAEKAKDGTLKATNGEPKPAPKKRGRWDQTEDTPTVKKVASNSATPTSWDNADVTPAAIRWDETPGHGKGGETPGATPGQSTRMWEPTPGHATPGAVTPGRETPSHDKIVSSRRNRWDETPKTERETPGHNSGWAETPRTDRVAGDLIQETPTPSASKRRSRWDETPSNQTPGSMTPQTPATPLTTPHQTSILTPSGVTPTGPKAMGMATPTPGHLMSMTPEQLQAYRWEREIDERNRPLSDDELDALFPPGYKVLQPPAGYIPIRTPARKLTATPTPMAGTPQGFFIQQEDKSAKFVDNQPKGNLPFMKPEDAQYFDKLLVDVDEESLSPEEQKERKIMKLLLKIKNGTPPMRKAALRQITDKAREFGAGPLFNQILPLLMSPTLEDQERHLLVKVIDRILYKLDDLVRPYVHKILVVIEPLLIDEDYYARVEGREIISNLAKAAGLATMISTMRPDIDNIDEYVRNTTARAFAVVASALGIPSLLPFLKAVCRSKKSWQARHTGIKIVQQIAILMGCAILPHLKSLVEIIEHGLVDEQQKVRTITALAIAALAEAATPYGIESFDSVLKPLWKGIRTHRGKGLAAFLKAIGYLIPLMDAEYANYYTREVMLILIREFQSPDEEMKKIVLKVVKQCCGTDGVEAQYIKDEILPHFFKHFWNHRMALDRRNYRQLVDTTVEIANKVGASEIINRVVDDLKDENEQYRKMVMETIEKIMGNLGAADVDSRLEEQLIDGILYAFQEQTTEDVVMLNGFGTIVNTLGKRVKAYLPQICGTILWRLNNKSAKVRQQAADLISRIAVVMKTCQEEKLMGHLGVVLYEYLGEEYPEVLGSILGALKAIVNVIGMTKMTPPIKDLLPRLTPILKNRHEKVQENCIDLVGRIADRGPEYVSAREWMRICFELLELLKAHKKAIRRATVNTFGYIAKAIGPHDVLATLLNNLKVQERQNRVCTTVAIAIVAETCSPFTVLPALMNEYRVPELNVQNGVLKSLSFLFEYIGEMGKDYIYAVCPLLEDALMDRDLVHRQTACAAIKHMALGVYGFGCEDALIHLLNHVWPNVFETSPHLVQAFMDAVDGLRVALGPIKILQYTLQGLFHPARKVRDVYWKIYNSLYIGGQDALVAGYPRIMNDPKNQYIRYELDYVL; this comes from the exons ATGCGTGAGCAATTGCTCAAAGGCGAGGAAACTgaa ttgaaaaagaaattagcGGAAAAAGCAAAAGACGGTACATTGAAGGCAACTAATGGCGAGCCAAAACCTGCACCAAAGAAACGTGGGCGTTGGGATCAAACGGAGGATACACCGACTGTGAAAAAAGTAGCTAGCAATTCAGCGACTCCTACTTCGTGGGATAACGCTGAT GTTACACCAGCTGCGATAAGATGGGACGAGACTCCGGGACATGGAAAAGGTGGCGAAACGCCAGGAGCGACACCGGGTCAAAGTACACGTATGTGGGAACCGACACCTGGTCACGCAACTCCTGGTGCAGTAACGCCCGGACGAGAAACCCCATCGCACGATAAAATTGTCTCTAGTCGACGAAATCGGTGGGACGAGACACCCAAAACTGAAAGag AAACACCGGGTCATAATAGCGGATGGGCTGAGACACCGCGTACAGACCGAGTGGCCGGTGATTTGATTCAGGAGACACCGACACCATCAGCAAGTAAGCGTCGAAGTCGTTGGGACGAGACCCCATCGAATCAGACTCCTGGTTCCATGACACCTCAGACGCCAGCGACGCCTCTTACAACGCCTCATCAAACGTCCATTCTGACACCGAGTGGTGTTACACCGACAGGACCGAAAGCGATGGGGATGGCGACTCCGACACCGGGTCATTTGATGTCAATGACGCCAGAACAATTGCAAGCTTATCGTTGGGAACGAGAAATCGACGAACGGAACCGTCCGCTTTCAGATGATGAGCTTGACGCACTATTTCCTCCGGGCTACAAAGTCCTACAACCTCCCGCGGGTTACATACCCATTCGTACGCCGGCACGTAAATTGACAGCAACGCCAACTCCCATGGCCGGCACGCCTCaaggattttttattcaacaagAGGACAAAAGCGCCAAATTCGTCGATAATCAACCCAAGGGTAATTTGCCATTCATGAAACCCGAAGACGCTCAGTACTTCGACAAATTACTCGTCGACGTTGACGAGGAATCCCTCAGTCCGGAGGAGCaaaaggaacgaaaaatcatgaaattactattgaaaataaagaacggCACGCCCCCCATGCGAAAAGCTGCACTTCGACAAATCACTGATAAAGCCCGCGAATTTGGTGCTGGGCCACTTTTTAATCAAATATTGCCACTTCTCATGTCCCCTACTCTCGAAGATCAGGAACGACATCTTCTTGTTAAAGTTATCGATAGGATCCTTTACAAGTTAGACGATCTCGTTCGCCCCTATGTCCACAAG ATTCTCGTCGTAATTGAGCCTCTATTGATCGACGAAGATTACTACGCTCGTGTTGAGGGTCGTGAGATTATATCGAATCTAGCGAAAGCCGCAGGTTTAGCGACGATGATATCAACTATGAGACCCGACATTGATAATATTGATGAATACGTAAGAAATACGACCGCCCGAGCGTTCGCGGTTGTCGCTTCGGCTCTTGGAATCCCTTCGCTTTTGCCTTTTCTCAAAGCCGTTTGTCGGAGCAAAAAATCTTGGCAAGCCAGACACACGGGTATCAAAATTGTGCAGCAAATCGCTATTCTTATGGGGTGTGCAATTTTGCCACACTTGAAAAGTTTGGTCGAGATTATAGAGCATG GCTTGGTTGACGAGCAACAGAAAGTTCGAACGATAACGGCTCTGGCTATAGCTGCTCTGGCTGAAGCGGCGACACCCTACGGTATCGAGAGTTTCGATTCCGTCCTAAAACCTCTATGGAAAGGTATAAGAACACATCGTGGTAAAGGTCTTGCTGCTTTCCTCAAGGCTATTGGTTATTTGATCCCACTCATGGACGCCGAATACGCTAATTATTATACCAGAGAAGTAATGCTCATTCTCATTCGAGAGTTTCAATCGCCTGATgaggaaatgaagaaaatcgtACTGAAG gtCGTGAAACAATGTTGCGGAACTGATGGTGTCGAAGCTCAATATATAAAGGACGAAATATTGCCTCACTTTTTCAAACACTTCTGGAACCATCGTATGGCTCTGGATCGTCGAAATTATCGTCAACTTGTCGACACGACTGTGGAAATTGCTAACAAAGTTGGAGCTTCGGAAATCATAAATCGCGTTGTGGATGATCTCAAAGATGAAAATGAACAATACAGGAAAATGGTTATGGAaactatagaaaaaattatggGCAATTTGGGAGCTGCCGACGTCGACTCGAGGCTCGAAGAACAGCTTATCGACGGAATTCTTTACGCGTTCCAAGAACAAACGACCGAG gacGTTGTAATGCTCAACGGATTCGGAACCATAGTCAACACTCTAGGCAAAAGAGTCAAAGCATATTTGCCTCAAATTTGCGGAACGATACTGTGGCGTTTGAACAACAAATCCGCAAAAGTTCGTCAGCAAGCTGCCGATCTTATTTCTCGTATCGCTGTCGTCATGAAAACTTGTCAAgaa GAAAAACTGATGGGCCACTTGGGAGTCGTTCTATACGAATATTTGGGCGAAGAATATCCCGAAGTTTTGGGTAGTATTCTGGGAGCTTTGAAAGCTATTGTCAATGTAATTGGAATGACGAAAATGACACCGCCGATCAAGGATTTGTTACCCAGGCTTAcaccaattttgaaaaacagacACGAAAAG gtACAAGAAAATTGTATAGATCTTGTCGGTCGGATTGCTGACCGAGGACCCGAATACGTTTCAGCCAGAGAATGGATGAGGATTTGCTTCGAGTTATTGGAACTTCTGAAGGCACACAAAAAAGCAATTAGAAGAGCGACCGTAAATACTTTTGGTTACATAGCGAAGGCCATTGG TCCACACGACGTTTTGGCGACGCTTCTGAACAATCTGAAAGTTCAAGAACGACAGAATCGAGTATGTACGACGGTGGCGATTGCGATTGTGGCGGAAACTTGTAGTCCGTTTACTGTTTTGCCAGCATTGATGAACGAATACAGAGTTCCGGAATTGAACGTGCAGAACGGAGTTTTGAAGTCACTCTCGTTTCTCTTTGAGTACATTGGTGAAATGGGCAAAGATTATATTTATGCCGTTTGTCCATTGTTGGAGGACGCTCTTATGGATCGTGATCTTGTGCATCGTCAGACAGCTTGCGCAGCTATAAAACATATGGCGCTTGGCGTTTATGGTTTTGGTTGCGAAGATGCTCTCATCCATTTGTTAAATCACGTTTGGCCGAACGTTTTCGAAACATCGCCTCATCTTGTTCAAGCTTTTATGGATGCCGTTGATGGTCTCAGGGTTGCTCTTGGACCGATTAAAATTTTGCAGTACACTCTACAG gGGCTCTTTCATCCTGCGAGAAAAGTACGTGACGTTTACTGGAAAATCTACAATTCGCTCTACATAGGCGGACAAGATGCATTAGTAGCCGGCTATCCACGAATAATGAATGATCCAAAAAATCAGTACATTAGGTACGAGCTTGATTACGTtttataa